In one window of Nodosilinea sp. PGN35 DNA:
- a CDS encoding fatty acid desaturase yields MTAVTTTERLPRDWVTLLFMIAVHSIAALAFLPSNFSWAAIGVALLLHWFTGCLGITLGWHRLVSHRSFTVPKWLEYFFVFCGTLACQHGPIMWVGLHRHHHAYSDQSLDHHDSNKGFWWSHMGWMLREVPAKDEVTRFIRDIKDDPFYLFCERFFLPLQVVLGIVLYALGGWPFVLWGIFVRLVAVYHCTWLVNSATHKFGYRSHDTDDKSTNCWWVAVVTYGEGWHNNHHAYQYSARHGLKWWEIDMTWMTIRLLEMVGLAKKVKLVDAAEG; encoded by the coding sequence ATGACTGCTGTAACTACCACTGAGCGTTTGCCCCGCGATTGGGTCACTCTCCTATTTATGATCGCTGTCCACAGTATTGCTGCTCTAGCCTTCTTGCCCAGCAATTTCTCCTGGGCAGCGATCGGTGTGGCGCTGCTGCTGCACTGGTTTACCGGCTGCCTCGGCATTACCCTGGGCTGGCACCGCCTGGTGTCGCACCGCAGCTTCACGGTGCCTAAATGGCTAGAGTATTTCTTCGTCTTCTGCGGCACCCTGGCCTGCCAGCACGGCCCTATCATGTGGGTGGGGCTGCACCGCCACCACCACGCCTACTCCGATCAAAGCCTTGACCATCACGACTCCAACAAAGGCTTCTGGTGGAGTCACATGGGCTGGATGCTGCGGGAGGTGCCCGCCAAAGATGAGGTAACCCGGTTTATTCGCGACATCAAAGACGATCCGTTCTACCTGTTCTGCGAGCGGTTCTTTCTGCCGCTGCAGGTTGTTTTGGGAATCGTACTGTACGCTCTGGGCGGCTGGCCCTTTGTGCTGTGGGGCATCTTTGTGCGCCTGGTGGCGGTTTACCACTGCACCTGGTTGGTCAACAGCGCCACCCACAAGTTTGGCTACCGCAGCCACGACACCGACGACAAATCAACCAACTGCTGGTGGGTGGCTGTGGTCACCTACGGCGAGGGCTGGCACAACAACCACCATGCCTACCAGTACTCGGCCCGCCACGGCCTCAAATGGTGGGAAATCGACATGACCTGGATGACCATCCGCCTGCTTGAGATGGTGGGCCTGGCCAAAAAAGTGAAGCTGGTTGACGCCGCTGAAGGTTGA
- the miaA gene encoding tRNA (adenosine(37)-N6)-dimethylallyltransferase MiaA has protein sequence MIGGATATGKSSLAIALAQRLALALDREAAILSADSRQVYREFDIGTAKPSACDRQQVPHYLIDICDPTETLTLAQYQRQAQGLIETLHQADTLPLLVGGTGLYIDAVAKGLRIPPVAPQPELRQQLEALGQPHCYTLLKSLDPAAVQRIHPNDPVRTGRALEVYYVTGQPISALQGEDPPAYPVLYLALDCDALALERRIARRTQAMVDLGFVEEVTYLAHRYGPDLPLLQTLGYAEMLRHIQGDVSLATAQADIVQHTRQFAKRQRTWFRNRATVQWFDADAGDLVERVWAWVTG, from the coding sequence GTGATTGGTGGGGCCACGGCCACGGGTAAATCGTCTCTGGCGATCGCCCTGGCCCAGCGCCTGGCTCTGGCCCTAGATAGAGAGGCCGCCATTCTCAGCGCTGACTCCCGACAAGTATATCGAGAGTTTGACATTGGCACCGCCAAACCTTCGGCCTGCGATCGTCAGCAGGTTCCCCACTATTTAATTGATATCTGCGACCCCACCGAAACGCTGACGCTGGCCCAGTACCAGCGCCAGGCCCAGGGCTTAATTGAGACCCTGCACCAGGCAGATACACTGCCGCTGCTGGTTGGGGGCACCGGCCTCTACATTGATGCGGTGGCGAAGGGGTTGCGGATTCCCCCCGTGGCTCCTCAGCCAGAGCTGCGGCAGCAGTTGGAGGCCCTGGGCCAGCCCCACTGCTACACCCTGCTCAAGAGTCTCGATCCCGCTGCGGTTCAGCGCATTCACCCCAACGATCCGGTACGCACCGGGCGCGCCCTGGAGGTTTACTACGTCACCGGTCAGCCCATATCAGCTCTCCAGGGCGAAGATCCCCCCGCCTATCCGGTGCTGTACCTGGCCCTCGACTGCGATGCCCTGGCCCTAGAGCGCCGCATTGCCCGGCGTACCCAGGCCATGGTGGATCTGGGCTTTGTGGAAGAAGTGACTTATCTGGCCCACAGGTACGGCCCCGATCTGCCGCTGCTGCAAACCCTGGGCTACGCCGAAATGCTGCGCCATATTCAGGGCGATGTTTCTCTGGCCACGGCCCAGGCCGACATTGTGCAGCATACCCGTCAGTTCGCCAAGCGCCAGCGCACCTGGTTTCGCAACCGGGCGACGGTGCAGTGGTTTGACGCCGACGCCGGAGATTTGGTGGAGCGGGTGTGGGCATGGGTGACGGGCTGA
- a CDS encoding AraC family transcriptional regulator: MTITFQDGELRQLLREHGQSTQPELVANRGDQTLIYPAWLGTGYKRDIDLPSGIELTLHRYHLHSDLVQVCSTEQGDCFEFVFSLTTQLQYNESAVFGDRCAHLLGPEGQDSRWREFAKQDYLAVDIHLDPPLMRALLESHSPKLPKTLQKILAGECDLPLIESIAIAPEMQTALWQILQCPYQGLTQTLYLEAKSLELIALFLDAIDDGTTAKPILQQDDLDRIHQARQILQKNLQAPPSLIDLARQVGLNDRKLKEGFRQVFDTTVFGYLTQQRMAKACQLLGQQRSVAAVAAAVGYASPTAFSGAFRRHIGVTPKAYQMGQRFGA, from the coding sequence GTGACGATCACCTTTCAGGATGGTGAACTGCGCCAGCTGCTGCGGGAGCATGGGCAGAGTACTCAGCCAGAGCTTGTGGCCAACCGAGGCGATCAAACGCTGATCTATCCCGCCTGGCTTGGAACGGGCTACAAGCGCGATATCGATCTGCCCAGTGGGATTGAGCTAACCCTGCACCGCTACCACCTACACAGCGATCTGGTGCAGGTCTGTTCAACGGAACAGGGGGACTGTTTCGAGTTTGTCTTTAGCCTCACAACCCAGCTCCAGTACAATGAAAGCGCTGTGTTCGGCGATCGCTGCGCCCACCTGCTTGGCCCCGAGGGGCAAGACAGCCGCTGGCGCGAATTTGCCAAACAGGACTACTTAGCGGTGGACATCCACCTCGATCCGCCCCTGATGAGGGCGTTGCTCGAAAGCCACAGCCCCAAACTGCCCAAAACGCTGCAAAAAATCCTGGCGGGGGAGTGCGACTTGCCCCTGATTGAGTCGATTGCGATCGCCCCCGAGATGCAGACGGCCCTCTGGCAGATCCTCCAGTGCCCTTACCAGGGGCTGACCCAAACCCTCTACCTGGAGGCCAAATCCCTGGAGCTGATCGCCCTCTTTCTAGACGCCATAGACGATGGCACCACGGCTAAACCCATCCTCCAGCAAGACGATTTAGACCGCATCCATCAGGCCCGGCAAATTCTCCAAAAAAACCTGCAAGCGCCCCCCTCCTTAATTGATCTGGCGCGGCAGGTGGGCCTCAACGATCGCAAGCTCAAAGAGGGGTTTCGCCAGGTGTTCGACACCACTGTTTTTGGCTACCTCACCCAGCAGCGGATGGCAAAAGCCTGCCAGCTGTTGGGCCAGCAGCGATCGGTGGCGGCGGTGGCGGCGGCGGTGGGCTATGCCAGCCCCACGGCCTTTAGCGGGGCCTTTCGTCGCCACATTGGCGTCACGCCGAAGGCCTATCAGATGGGACAGAGGTTTGGGGCGTAG
- a CDS encoding ABC transporter ATP-binding protein produces MLDVAPSIALTARKLTLAYDGNVIIQGLDLAIPQRRITTLVGPNGCGKSTLLRGLARLLKPQGGTVYLDGEAIAHLPSKTLAKRLGILPQSPAAPEGLTVRELVAQGRYPHQNWLQQWSKDDELKVEEAIATTHLHEFANRPLDTLSGGQRQRAWIAMALAQDTETLLLDEPTTYLDLAHQIEVLDLLYQLNRQGKRTIVMVLHDLNMACRYSHHLIALRGGTVMAQGKPAAVVTEAMVEQVFALKSRIITDPVSNTPLCLPIGQAIENQSY; encoded by the coding sequence ATGCTGGATGTTGCCCCTTCGATCGCCCTCACCGCCCGCAAGCTCACCCTGGCCTACGACGGCAACGTGATTATCCAGGGGCTCGATCTGGCGATTCCCCAGCGGCGGATCACCACCCTAGTGGGGCCAAACGGCTGCGGTAAGTCAACCCTGCTGCGGGGGCTGGCGCGGCTGCTCAAGCCCCAGGGCGGCACCGTGTATTTAGATGGCGAGGCGATCGCCCACCTGCCCAGCAAAACCCTGGCCAAGCGCCTGGGCATTTTGCCCCAGAGCCCCGCCGCTCCGGAGGGGCTCACCGTGCGCGAGCTGGTAGCCCAGGGCCGCTACCCCCACCAAAACTGGCTCCAGCAGTGGTCAAAGGACGATGAATTGAAGGTGGAGGAGGCGATCGCCACTACCCACCTGCACGAGTTTGCCAACCGCCCCCTCGACACCCTTTCTGGCGGCCAGCGCCAGCGGGCCTGGATTGCCATGGCCCTGGCCCAGGATACCGAAACCCTGCTGCTGGATGAACCTACCACCTATCTGGATTTAGCCCACCAGATCGAAGTGCTGGATCTGCTCTATCAGCTCAACCGCCAGGGCAAGCGCACCATTGTCATGGTGCTCCACGATCTAAATATGGCCTGTCGCTACAGCCACCACCTGATCGCCCTGCGCGGCGGCACGGTGATGGCCCAGGGCAAGCCAGCGGCAGTGGTCACCGAGGCCATGGTGGAGCAGGTGTTTGCCCTCAAAAGCCGCATCATCACCGACCCGGTCTCGAATACGCCGCTGTGCCTGCCCATCGGCCAGGCGATCGAGAATCAGTCTTATTAA
- the gyrB gene encoding DNA topoisomerase (ATP-hydrolyzing) subunit B, with product MTTDYGADQIQVLEGLEPVRKRPGMYIGSTGPRGLHHLVYEVVDNSVDEALAGHCDSIDISLNADGSVSVTDNGRGIPTDIHPRTGKSALETVMTVLHAGGKFGGGGYKVSGGLHGVGISVVNALSEWVKVTVWREGKEHRQRFERGVPVGDLAVEKIAEKRQGTSVTFLPDTEIFHNGIEFDYDTLASRLRELAYLNAGIKVVFTDYRLELIKASEPRVSNYFYEGGIKEYVQYINVDKQPIHDEIIYISSERDGVQVEAALQWCVDAYSDNLLGFANNIRTIDGGTHLEGLKAVLTRTLNTISRKRNKRKEAESNLAGENIREGLTAIISVKVPDPEFEGQTKTKLGNTEVRGIVDSLVGEALTEYLDFHPNVADAILEKAIQSFNAAEAARRARDLVRRKSVLESSTLPGKLADCSSRDPGESEIFIVEGDSAGGSAKQGRDRRFQAILPLRGKILNIEKTDDAKIYKNTEIQALITALGMGIRGEEFDSSQLRYHRICLMTDADVDGAHIRTLLLTFFYRYQRDLVDQGYVYIACPPLYKVERGRNHWYCYNERELQNLITNEFPANANYTVQRFKGLGEMMPQQLWETTMDPATRTMKRVEIEDAAEADRIFTILMGDRVAPRREFIETYGPRMKLEDLDI from the coding sequence ATGACAACCGACTACGGTGCCGATCAGATTCAGGTTCTAGAAGGGCTTGAGCCTGTCCGCAAGCGCCCAGGTATGTACATCGGTAGCACTGGCCCCCGTGGACTCCACCATCTAGTGTACGAGGTGGTCGATAACTCCGTAGATGAAGCGCTGGCGGGCCACTGCGACAGCATCGACATTTCCCTCAACGCCGACGGCTCAGTCAGCGTCACCGACAACGGGCGCGGCATTCCCACCGACATTCACCCCCGCACCGGCAAGTCGGCCCTCGAAACGGTGATGACCGTGCTTCACGCCGGGGGCAAGTTTGGCGGCGGCGGCTACAAGGTGTCGGGCGGCCTGCACGGCGTCGGTATTTCGGTAGTCAACGCCCTGTCGGAGTGGGTCAAGGTTACCGTGTGGCGCGAGGGCAAAGAACACCGGCAGCGCTTTGAGCGCGGCGTGCCCGTTGGCGATCTGGCGGTGGAGAAAATTGCCGAAAAGCGCCAGGGCACCTCGGTGACCTTTTTGCCCGATACCGAGATCTTTCACAACGGCATTGAGTTTGACTACGACACCCTGGCCAGCCGTCTGCGGGAGTTGGCCTACCTCAATGCAGGCATCAAGGTTGTCTTTACCGACTACCGACTGGAGCTGATCAAGGCCAGCGAACCCAGGGTCTCCAACTACTTTTACGAAGGCGGCATCAAAGAGTACGTCCAGTACATCAACGTGGACAAGCAGCCCATCCACGACGAGATCATCTACATCTCCTCCGAGCGCGACGGGGTGCAGGTGGAGGCAGCGCTCCAGTGGTGCGTCGATGCCTACTCGGACAACCTGCTGGGCTTTGCCAACAACATCCGCACCATCGACGGCGGCACCCACCTGGAGGGGCTCAAGGCGGTGCTCACCCGCACCCTCAACACCATCAGCCGCAAGCGCAACAAGCGCAAAGAGGCCGAGTCTAACCTGGCGGGGGAAAACATTCGCGAGGGGCTGACGGCAATTATCTCGGTCAAGGTGCCCGATCCTGAGTTTGAGGGCCAGACCAAGACCAAGCTGGGCAATACCGAGGTGCGCGGCATCGTCGATTCCCTGGTGGGCGAGGCGCTGACCGAATACCTCGACTTTCACCCCAACGTGGCCGATGCCATTCTCGAGAAGGCGATCCAGTCGTTTAATGCCGCCGAGGCGGCCCGGCGAGCGCGGGATCTGGTGCGGCGCAAGTCGGTGCTAGAATCGTCAACCCTGCCCGGCAAGCTGGCCGATTGCAGCAGTCGCGACCCCGGCGAGTCGGAGATTTTCATTGTAGAGGGCGACTCGGCGGGGGGCAGCGCCAAGCAGGGGCGCGATCGCCGCTTCCAGGCCATTCTCCCCCTGCGGGGCAAAATTCTCAACATCGAAAAGACCGACGACGCCAAGATCTACAAAAACACCGAAATTCAGGCGCTGATCACCGCCCTGGGCATGGGCATTCGTGGCGAAGAGTTTGACTCGTCGCAGCTGCGCTACCACCGCATCTGTCTCATGACCGACGCCGACGTAGACGGTGCCCACATTCGCACCCTGCTGCTCACCTTCTTTTACCGCTACCAGCGCGATCTAGTCGATCAAGGCTATGTCTACATCGCCTGCCCGCCCCTCTACAAGGTGGAGCGGGGCCGCAACCACTGGTACTGCTACAACGAACGCGAGCTGCAAAACCTGATCACCAACGAGTTTCCGGCCAACGCCAACTACACGGTGCAGCGGTTTAAGGGTTTGGGCGAAATGATGCCCCAGCAGCTGTGGGAAACCACTATGGACCCTGCCACCCGCACTATGAAGCGGGTGGAGATCGAGGATGCCGCCGAAGCCGACCGCATTTTTACGATTCTGATGGGCGATCGCGTCGCCCCCCGCCGCGAGTTCATCGAGACCTATGGCCCCCGCATGAAGCTGGAAGACCTGGATATTTAA
- a CDS encoding ABC transporter substrate-binding protein, with translation MFNQWRKHENPMIYTSWWRHLRLFLGGVLMVALIQSCTGSGNPPSAVSSAPEPSTCRMVRHALGETCVPNRPQRVITLSVPSLGNAIALGVKPIATIVYFDEPPPYLAEHLNSMQILGKEEQPSLEKIVALKPDLIIGIKYSTEAIYTQLSQIAPTVADDWDGYPSWREHFDFVANVLGKTDLAQQVWSRYYQRIESLKNALEKIQQNPEVSFVHTCCGTIDLDLKNSFNGGILADAGLRRPPTQAIPVDGGIVKLSEERLMDIDGDILFVAADGAEAAQTITELKQNPLWQKLRAVQNDRVYPVNYPTWRGGNPLAADGVIDDLFKYLVDDDPSV, from the coding sequence ATGTTTAACCAGTGGCGTAAACATGAAAATCCTATGATCTATACATCCTGGTGGCGACACCTTCGACTGTTTTTGGGCGGGGTCTTAATGGTAGCCCTGATCCAAAGCTGTACTGGTTCAGGCAACCCACCGTCTGCGGTATCATCAGCGCCCGAGCCGTCAACTTGTCGCATGGTTCGCCACGCGCTGGGAGAAACCTGTGTGCCCAATCGACCGCAGCGAGTGATTACCCTGAGCGTGCCCAGCCTGGGAAATGCGATCGCCCTGGGAGTTAAACCCATCGCCACCATCGTCTATTTTGATGAGCCGCCGCCTTACCTAGCGGAGCATCTAAACTCCATGCAAATATTGGGCAAAGAAGAACAACCCAGCCTTGAAAAGATTGTGGCTCTAAAGCCTGATCTGATCATTGGCATTAAGTATTCTACCGAGGCCATTTATACCCAGCTGTCGCAGATTGCTCCCACCGTAGCCGACGATTGGGACGGGTACCCATCCTGGCGAGAGCATTTTGACTTTGTCGCCAACGTGTTAGGAAAAACAGATCTGGCTCAGCAGGTTTGGAGCCGTTATTATCAACGCATTGAGTCATTAAAAAATGCCCTAGAAAAGATCCAGCAAAACCCAGAGGTCTCTTTTGTCCACACCTGCTGCGGCACAATCGATCTGGATTTAAAGAATTCTTTCAATGGCGGCATTTTGGCTGACGCAGGTTTGCGCCGACCACCGACCCAAGCCATACCTGTCGATGGCGGCATTGTGAAGCTATCTGAGGAACGTTTGATGGATATTGACGGCGATATTTTGTTTGTCGCTGCCGATGGTGCCGAAGCGGCCCAGACTATCACCGAACTGAAACAAAATCCGCTATGGCAGAAGCTACGGGCCGTTCAGAACGATCGGGTTTATCCGGTCAACTATCCCACCTGGAGAGGCGGCAACCCCCTGGCCGCAGACGGAGTCATTGATGACCTGTTCAAGTATTTGGTGGATGATGACCCGTCAGTTTAA
- a CDS encoding iron-siderophore ABC transporter substrate-binding protein translates to MSPLPTPPSPQTTSSSANCRLVEHALGTTEICGQPERIAVLSPHILDVVLALGAQPAAYAETIALSVQRFDRPAEQIPYLGDRISTQPLNLGDRKSPSLEKLTLLKPDLILSEDWLVGDRYSLLSKIAPTVLFTDEKNGLQHWRNDIDGIAKSLGRKGAVEPVKTDYLRQLETARQTLAPVVAKLPKVLILSVNSEMSDVAIAADSTVGYLLEEIGFQLVFPQPAAAGEARWQSTSPEILPSLDSDIALVIGWDSAELYNPEATLRERWNRTPVFREMPAAKANRIFFVDYQLWGSITRGPITDQLILEKLPDMLLPLLSSS, encoded by the coding sequence ATGTCGCCATTGCCGACGCCGCCTTCGCCCCAGACAACTTCTAGCTCAGCGAACTGCCGTCTAGTGGAGCATGCCCTAGGGACAACGGAAATCTGTGGACAGCCGGAAAGAATAGCGGTTCTCAGTCCACACATTCTAGACGTTGTGCTGGCCCTCGGAGCCCAGCCCGCCGCCTACGCCGAAACCATAGCACTCAGTGTTCAGCGATTCGACCGTCCGGCTGAGCAAATTCCTTACCTGGGCGATCGCATTTCTACCCAACCGCTGAACCTGGGCGATCGCAAAAGTCCCTCCCTGGAGAAGCTCACTTTGCTCAAGCCCGACCTGATTTTGAGCGAAGACTGGCTGGTGGGCGACAGGTACAGTCTGCTGTCAAAAATTGCTCCCACGGTGCTGTTTACCGACGAAAAAAACGGCCTTCAGCACTGGCGCAACGACATCGACGGCATCGCTAAATCCCTGGGCCGGAAGGGGGCTGTTGAGCCGGTAAAGACCGATTATTTGCGGCAGTTAGAAACTGCCCGTCAAACCCTGGCTCCGGTGGTAGCAAAATTGCCAAAGGTTTTGATTTTATCGGTCAATAGCGAAATGAGCGACGTGGCGATCGCCGCTGACAGCACCGTTGGCTATCTGCTCGAAGAAATTGGTTTTCAGCTAGTGTTTCCTCAGCCTGCGGCAGCCGGAGAAGCGCGGTGGCAATCGACTTCGCCAGAAATTTTGCCCAGCCTCGATTCTGATATTGCCCTAGTCATTGGTTGGGACAGCGCGGAATTATATAACCCCGAGGCAACCCTGAGGGAGAGATGGAATAGAACTCCGGTTTTTAGAGAAATGCCCGCCGCCAAAGCCAATCGCATCTTCTTTGTTGACTACCAGCTCTGGGGCAGCATTACCCGCGGCCCCATTACCGATCAGCTCATTCTAGAAAAGCTGCCCGATATGCTGCTGCCCTTGCTTTCTAGTTCGTAA
- a CDS encoding TonB-dependent siderophore receptor: MTSNLGLGLLVVGLLAGIAAPAGAAESLAEGSVGASPAALTVEEWMAQDQANAAAVITAMHITSTPESLRIELVSDRPLSPGPSRVEGNALITDIPRAVLELADQSAAEQFAPAAGIALVQVTGLPDGGVRLAITGTDGPPTAQTNIVSGNLVLSVLPGVAQAGGAEEAIQIGVTGQGQQAYRVPNAAVGSRTDTPLRDLPFSVQVVPQELLQDRQVQSVNEALRTVVGISPDNSSQSAFEGYTIRGFSGRNILRNGLRDDTNITSRIAIPNIERIEVLRGPAGALFSQGAPGGTVNIVTKKPLATPHYIVEGTVGNFDTYGGSLDFTGPLNQSETLLYRFTAGASSSSTFIDFFERRNFVIAPVVSWQVGPNTQINFEGEYTISEQPNDRGLPALGTVLPNINGQLPRNRFIGEPNDELDKNNRYVLRLGYTLDHQINPDWQLQNSFRASFQRTPQNSLFPTALLDDQRTLERGIFSTSDQSQDNYSFDTSLTGTVQTGSISHRLLLGFDVNRDIYAASSQEFSLDPIDIFNPVYGVAQRQFIADYPREPFITNSVGVYVQDQIDLLPQLKLLLGGRFDLVSQQSLFADGSQDFQDDTAFSPRLGLVYQPSDDHALYASYSRSFLQSVGTAFDNTLFEPERGSQYEVGIKSDWLDNRISTTLALYQITRTNVLTEDPINPNFSVQTGEQRSRGLELMVMGEILPGWNIVAGYAYTDARITADNTLTVGNRLNNVPEHAASLWTTYELQSGSLQGLGFGLGLFYVGDRQGDLDNSFQVPGYTRTDASIFYRRENFRAGLNLENLFNVTYFEAAESPLRVFYGAPFTVRGTVSWSF; the protein is encoded by the coding sequence ATGACGTCAAACTTAGGTCTTGGGCTATTGGTGGTGGGTTTGCTGGCCGGGATAGCCGCGCCTGCGGGAGCGGCAGAATCCCTGGCGGAGGGTTCTGTGGGGGCCAGCCCAGCGGCGCTCACCGTCGAGGAGTGGATGGCCCAAGATCAGGCCAATGCCGCAGCGGTGATTACCGCCATGCATATCACCTCTACCCCCGAGAGCTTGAGAATTGAACTGGTCAGCGATCGCCCCCTCAGCCCAGGCCCTTCGCGGGTAGAGGGCAACGCGCTGATTACCGACATACCCAGGGCGGTGCTGGAGTTAGCTGACCAGAGTGCCGCCGAGCAGTTTGCCCCCGCCGCGGGCATTGCCCTGGTGCAGGTCACGGGTTTGCCCGACGGCGGCGTGCGCCTGGCCATCACCGGCACCGACGGCCCACCCACCGCCCAGACCAACATAGTCTCAGGCAACCTGGTTTTGAGCGTGCTGCCAGGGGTCGCCCAGGCGGGCGGTGCTGAAGAAGCCATTCAAATTGGGGTGACCGGCCAGGGGCAACAGGCCTACCGCGTCCCCAATGCGGCGGTGGGCAGCAGAACCGATACCCCCCTGCGGGATCTTCCCTTTTCGGTGCAGGTCGTGCCCCAGGAGCTGCTGCAAGATCGGCAGGTGCAAAGCGTCAACGAAGCCCTCCGCACAGTGGTGGGCATCAGCCCCGACAATTCCTCCCAGTCGGCCTTTGAGGGCTATACCATTCGCGGGTTTTCGGGCCGAAACATCCTGCGCAACGGGCTGCGCGATGACACCAACATCACCTCCCGCATTGCCATTCCCAACATTGAGCGCATTGAGGTGCTGCGCGGCCCTGCCGGAGCCTTGTTTAGCCAGGGTGCCCCCGGCGGCACCGTCAACATTGTCACCAAAAAGCCGCTGGCGACCCCCCACTACATTGTGGAGGGCACCGTTGGCAACTTCGACACCTACGGTGGCTCGCTCGATTTTACTGGGCCACTTAACCAGTCTGAAACCTTGCTCTATCGGTTCACCGCAGGCGCGTCCAGTTCGTCCACCTTCATTGACTTTTTTGAGCGCCGCAATTTTGTGATTGCGCCCGTGGTGAGCTGGCAGGTTGGCCCCAACACTCAGATCAATTTTGAGGGCGAATACACCATTTCTGAGCAGCCCAACGATCGCGGCCTGCCCGCCCTGGGTACAGTGCTGCCCAACATCAATGGCCAGCTGCCCCGCAATCGCTTTATCGGTGAACCCAACGATGAGCTAGACAAAAACAACCGCTACGTCCTGCGGTTGGGATACACCCTCGACCACCAGATCAACCCCGACTGGCAGCTGCAAAACTCGTTTCGGGCCAGCTTTCAGCGAACTCCCCAAAATTCCCTCTTCCCCACGGCGCTGCTCGATGACCAGCGCACCCTGGAGCGGGGCATTTTTAGCACCAGCGACCAGTCCCAGGATAACTACTCTTTCGATACCAGCCTGACGGGTACGGTGCAGACGGGCAGCATTTCGCATCGGCTTTTGCTGGGCTTTGATGTCAACCGCGACATCTATGCGGCCAGCAGCCAGGAATTTAGCCTTGACCCAATCGACATCTTTAACCCGGTGTACGGAGTCGCCCAGCGGCAGTTCATCGCCGACTACCCGAGAGAACCCTTTATTACCAACTCGGTGGGGGTGTATGTGCAAGATCAAATTGACCTGCTGCCCCAGCTAAAACTACTGCTCGGCGGGCGCTTTGATCTGGTGAGTCAGCAGTCGCTGTTTGCCGATGGCTCCCAAGATTTTCAGGATGACACGGCGTTTAGCCCCCGCCTGGGGTTGGTGTATCAGCCCAGCGATGATCATGCGCTCTATGCCAGCTACAGCCGCTCGTTCTTGCAGAGCGTGGGCACAGCTTTTGACAACACTCTGTTTGAACCCGAGCGCGGCAGTCAGTACGAAGTTGGCATCAAGTCAGACTGGCTCGACAATCGAATCTCAACGACGCTGGCGCTCTATCAAATTACCCGCACCAATGTGCTAACCGAAGACCCGATCAACCCCAACTTTTCGGTGCAGACGGGGGAACAGAGAAGTCGCGGGCTTGAACTCATGGTCATGGGAGAAATTTTGCCGGGCTGGAATATTGTGGCGGGCTACGCCTACACCGATGCTCGAATTACGGCAGATAACACGTTGACCGTGGGCAATCGCCTCAACAACGTGCCAGAACACGCGGCCAGCCTGTGGACAACCTATGAGCTGCAATCGGGGTCGCTCCAGGGGTTGGGCTTTGGGCTGGGGCTGTTCTATGTAGGCGATCGCCAGGGCGATCTCGACAATTCCTTTCAGGTGCCGGGCTACACCCGTACCGATGCCTCTATCTTCTATAGACGCGAGAACTTTCGGGCTGGGCTAAACCTTGAGAACCTGTTCAATGTCACCTACTTTGAGGCCGCAGAAAGCCCCCTGCGCGTTTTTTACGGCGCACCCTTTACCGTTAGGGGCACCGTTTCCTGGTCGTTTTGA